In the Chryseobacterium sp. MYb264 genome, one interval contains:
- a CDS encoding DUF3667 domain-containing protein — protein sequence MENICLNCNEIITANFCGNCGQKKYKRINRKYVIDEVQYTFLHTNKGFLYSVKKILKNPGKTAKDFIDGNRVNHYKPILLAFLLSGISAFLSYKVIHFEKVLKLFYEKYTPNSSILTDLMATMNSYNSIFMLLLVPFFALLSKTVFMKWGQNYYEHVVMNAFVLSYYNILNIIFVYPILYFIRDDIQLFAIFTTLVLFVGSFFMLIWFYKGFYSERSWKTIILRVIGIFGLIVVAYFIMLILIVIGLSIYAYIKGPEAVQYLLPKK from the coding sequence ATGGAAAACATTTGTCTCAACTGTAATGAAATAATTACGGCTAATTTCTGCGGAAACTGCGGGCAGAAAAAATACAAAAGAATCAACAGAAAATATGTGATTGATGAAGTTCAGTATACTTTTCTTCACACCAATAAAGGTTTCCTGTATTCGGTAAAAAAAATTCTTAAAAACCCTGGCAAAACAGCGAAAGATTTTATTGACGGCAACAGGGTCAATCATTATAAACCTATTCTGCTTGCGTTTTTGTTAAGTGGTATTTCCGCTTTTCTTTCTTACAAAGTCATTCATTTTGAAAAGGTTCTTAAGCTATTTTACGAAAAATATACTCCCAATTCATCGATATTAACAGACTTGATGGCGACAATGAACAGCTACAATTCTATTTTTATGCTTTTGTTGGTTCCGTTTTTTGCCTTATTATCGAAAACAGTATTTATGAAATGGGGGCAGAATTACTATGAACATGTGGTAATGAATGCTTTCGTCCTTTCTTATTATAATATTCTCAATATTATTTTTGTATATCCTATCCTCTATTTTATCCGGGATGACATTCAGCTTTTTGCCATTTTCACGACGCTCGTCCTTTTTGTCGGCAGTTTCTTTATGCTCATCTGGTTCTATAAAGGATTTTACAGTGAGCGATCATGGAAAACAATTATTCTAAGGGTAATTGGAATTTTTGGGTTGATCGTCGTTGCTTATTTCATCATGCTTATTCTTATAGTAATCGGACTCAGTATTTATGCTTATATCAAAGGTCCTGAAGCTGTTCAATATTTACTTCCAAAAAAATAA
- a CDS encoding lipocalin family protein: protein MKKQLLLFAFSALALTSCEDDDTKAYELDIMKGDWKVSKIEYVSGKDNKTVINTDVPTGCEAKSFITFRTDFYTKYTAYTGTGADCQVNATSEGTYTYNEETKDLTLKFKNEGDDKYRVTVLTSKELRMMELQDKDDMQDYDGDGTPDYIYVDYIR from the coding sequence ATGAAAAAACAACTACTTTTATTTGCCTTTTCAGCGCTAGCGCTTACTTCTTGTGAAGATGATGATACTAAAGCTTATGAACTAGACATCATGAAAGGCGACTGGAAGGTAAGCAAAATAGAGTATGTTTCAGGAAAAGACAATAAAACAGTAATTAATACAGATGTACCTACAGGATGTGAGGCTAAAAGTTTTATTACTTTCAGAACAGATTTTTATACAAAATATACTGCCTACACAGGAACCGGAGCAGATTGCCAGGTAAATGCAACCAGCGAAGGTACATATACTTATAATGAAGAAACAAAAGATTTGACATTGAAATTCAAGAATGAAGGAGATGACAAATACAGAGTTACCGTTCTTACAAGCAAAGAGCTAAGAATGATGGAATTGCAAGATAAAGACGATATGCAAGATTATGATGGAGACGGAACTCCCGATTATATCTATGTAGATTATATAAGATAA
- a CDS encoding helix-turn-helix domain-containing protein: MKNQVQLLRESKNLTQTELAEKAEISLRTVQRIEAGNIPKGYTLKALANALNTDSENLSVKEKIIDLSRAKLINLSALAGLIIPFGGIIFPMILTYKTKDHDNKELGKNIVSIQIILALITSVVMIVTPFIQKLFSLRFPVFLIPLLLFLVLKLIIIIMNGLSLNKKNDLYRNLKINFL; encoded by the coding sequence ATGAAAAACCAAGTTCAATTATTGAGAGAAAGTAAAAACTTAACTCAAACTGAGCTTGCGGAAAAAGCAGAAATTTCTTTAAGAACCGTTCAAAGGATTGAAGCCGGAAACATCCCAAAAGGATATACTTTAAAGGCTTTAGCCAACGCTTTGAATACAGATTCTGAAAATCTTTCTGTGAAAGAAAAAATTATTGATCTTTCCAGAGCAAAACTGATTAATCTCTCCGCATTAGCCGGACTCATTATTCCCTTTGGGGGTATTATTTTTCCAATGATTTTGACTTACAAAACGAAAGATCATGATAACAAAGAATTGGGTAAAAATATAGTAAGTATTCAGATTATTTTGGCGCTTATTACTTCTGTTGTAATGATTGTCACTCCGTTTATTCAAAAACTATTTTCGCTGAGATTTCCCGTCTTTCTCATCCCTTTACTTTTATTTTTAGTTTTAAAACTGATCATTATCATTATGAATGGATTAAGTTTAAACAAGAAAAACGATTTATATAGAAATCTAAAAATCAACTTCTTATAA
- a CDS encoding GDSL-type esterase/lipase family protein, with protein MKKILSAFLLLTFALFFSQEKKPMYWQDIQEFKKLDQETVPPKDAILLIGSSSFTKWTDVASYFPDKTIINRGFGGSRLIDLNYYADDLLNYQPKQIIIYCGDNDFADNEKLKAKVVVDRFKTFYKKIRTKFPNIEVDYISIKFSPSREKLWPQMKEANKQIAAFMKKQPKSGYIDITKGMEDANGNVRKDLFVEDMLHMTPAGYEIWANAMKPYMK; from the coding sequence ATGAAGAAGATTCTTTCAGCATTTTTACTGCTGACTTTTGCCCTTTTCTTTTCACAGGAAAAAAAACCGATGTACTGGCAAGACATTCAGGAGTTTAAAAAATTAGATCAGGAAACGGTACCACCAAAAGATGCCATCCTTTTAATAGGAAGCTCATCTTTTACCAAATGGACAGATGTAGCCAGTTATTTTCCCGACAAGACGATTATTAACAGAGGTTTTGGAGGATCAAGATTAATTGATCTTAATTATTATGCAGATGATCTTTTAAATTATCAGCCAAAACAAATCATTATTTATTGTGGTGACAACGATTTTGCAGACAATGAAAAATTAAAAGCAAAAGTAGTAGTAGACCGTTTCAAAACATTTTATAAAAAAATCCGTACAAAATTCCCGAATATTGAAGTAGATTATATCTCTATCAAATTTTCTCCGAGCCGCGAAAAGCTTTGGCCTCAAATGAAAGAAGCAAATAAGCAAATCGCCGCCTTCATGAAAAAGCAACCAAAATCTGGATATATTGATATCACTAAAGGAATGGAAGATGCTAACGGAAATGTGAGAAAGGATCTTTTTGTGGAAGATATGCTTCATATGACTCCGGCAGGATATGAAATTTGGGCTAATGCTATGAAGCCTTATATGAAATAA
- a CDS encoding iron-containing alcohol dehydrogenase, producing MLNFEFKNPTKILFGKGEIAKISKEIPQDARILMIYGGGSIKNNGVYDQVKEALKDHTLYEFGGVPANPEYEVLINALNFIKENNITYLLAVGGGSVIDGTKFLSAAANYNGEPWEILTKPVRTFEGEGMPFGSILTLPATGSEMNSGYVISRRETNEKLSSGGPGLFPEFSVLDPEVVRTIPKNQVVNGLTDAYTHVLEQYMTAPSSADLQERIAESILISLQETAPKVLADDFNYDAAGNFMWCCTMALNGLIQKGVITDWAVHAMGHELTAYFGIDHARTLAIIAPSHYRYNFEAKKGKLAQYAERVWGIKEGSVEEKAELGIQKLEEFFHSLHIQTKLSEYTEDFNGTAERVEKAFTERNWLGLGEHKNLTPQDAYKIVEMSY from the coding sequence ATGCTTAATTTCGAATTTAAAAATCCAACAAAAATACTTTTCGGGAAAGGTGAAATTGCTAAAATTTCAAAAGAAATCCCTCAAGATGCAAGAATTTTAATGATCTACGGTGGCGGAAGTATCAAAAATAATGGTGTTTACGATCAGGTAAAAGAAGCTTTGAAAGATCACACTCTATATGAATTCGGCGGAGTTCCTGCCAATCCTGAATATGAAGTATTGATTAATGCTTTAAACTTCATTAAAGAAAATAATATTACCTATCTTCTGGCTGTAGGTGGCGGTTCTGTGATCGACGGAACGAAATTTCTTTCTGCAGCTGCCAATTACAATGGTGAACCTTGGGAAATCCTTACAAAACCCGTACGTACTTTTGAAGGTGAAGGAATGCCTTTCGGAAGTATTTTAACATTGCCAGCAACGGGTTCTGAAATGAATTCGGGATATGTAATTTCAAGAAGAGAAACTAATGAAAAACTATCTTCGGGTGGTCCGGGACTTTTCCCTGAATTTTCTGTGTTAGATCCTGAAGTGGTAAGAACTATTCCTAAAAACCAAGTGGTAAACGGACTTACAGATGCGTATACTCACGTTTTGGAACAGTACATGACAGCTCCTTCTTCGGCAGATCTTCAGGAGAGAATTGCTGAAAGCATTTTGATCAGCTTACAGGAAACTGCTCCCAAAGTATTGGCAGATGATTTTAATTATGATGCGGCAGGAAACTTTATGTGGTGCTGCACAATGGCTCTGAACGGACTGATTCAGAAAGGTGTGATTACCGACTGGGCAGTTCACGCAATGGGACACGAATTGACGGCTTATTTCGGAATCGATCACGCAAGAACATTGGCAATCATTGCCCCTTCTCATTACCGTTATAATTTTGAAGCTAAAAAAGGAAAATTAGCGCAATACGCGGAAAGAGTTTGGGGTATTAAAGAAGGTTCAGTGGAAGAAAAAGCAGAATTGGGAATTCAAAAATTAGAAGAATTTTTCCACAGCCTGCATATCCAGACCAAACTTTCAGAATATACTGAAGACTTCAACGGAACAGCTGAACGAGTGGAAAAAGCATTTACAGAAAGAAACTGGTTAGGTCTAGGAGAACATAAAAACCTTACGCCACAAGATGCTTATAAGATTGTGGAAATGAGTTATTAA